A window of Brettanomyces nanus chromosome 2, complete sequence contains these coding sequences:
- a CDS encoding uncharacterized protein (EggNog:ENOG41), with product MDPITKTLLKKSLIWGGGIIGLGVVLFKFTTPSPEQMLAQMSPELRADVEKNRELRMKEQEELIKVVKRTSASNDPIWKTGDIQSPWDPDFKKTSESMLVKKQAIEKARAEEKTKLELESMKEEAKRREGMEKEGMKKASGGSKWWW from the coding sequence ATGGATCCAATTACCAAAACGTTATTGAAAAAGTCGTTGATTTGGGGAGGAGGAATAATTGGATTAGGAGTTGTTTTATTCAAGTTTACTACGCCAAGTCCGGAACAGATGCTTGCCCAGATGTCACCCGAGCTAAGGGCGgatgttgagaagaatCGAGAGCTTCGAATgaaagagcaagaagagtTGATTAAAGTAGTTAAAAGGACGTCAGCTTCGAACGATCCGATCTGGAAGACTGGCGATATTCAGTCTCCTTGGGACCCGGATTTTAAGAAGACTTCGGAGTCGATGTTGGTAAAGAAGCAAGCTATAGAGAAGGCCAGAGCGGAAGAGAAGACTAAGCTTGAACTAGAAAGcatgaaggaggaagcgAAGAGGAGGGAGGggatggagaaggagggGATGAAGAAGGCGAGTGGTGGTAGcaagtggtggtggtag